A window of Aquibium oceanicum genomic DNA:
TCCGCGGCATAGGCGCGTGCGATCTCGACGCAACGCTTCGACAGGCCAAGCCAGCGCATGCAATGCGTCAGCCGCGCCGGGCCGAGCCGAATCTGCGTGGCCTTCAGCCCGTCGCCTTCCTTCATCAGAATGTTTTCCGCCGGTATCTCCAGCCCGTCGAAGACGAGTTCGCAGTGACCGCCATGCTCTTCGGGCCCCATGATCCCGATGCGCCGCTCGATCCGCCAGCCCGGCTGGTCGCGGTCGAAGAGGAAGGCCGTCAGTCCCTTGCGCGGGTCCTCGGAGGTCTTGGCGACGAGGATGAAATGGCGGGCCTCCTCCGCGCCGGTGATGAACCATTTGCGGCCGCGAACGACGTAGCGGTCGCCCTCGCGGGTGGCGGTGGTCTGGATCATGGACGGATCCGACCCGCCGCCCGGATGCGGCTCGGTCATGACAAATGAGGAGCGAACACTGCCATCCACGATCGGCTTGAGCCAACGCTGCTTCTGCGCCTCGGTCCCCACAGCCTCGAGGAGCATCATGTTGCCGTCGTCAGGCGCGGCGGAGTTGAAGATCAAGGGTCCGAAGATCGAACGGTTCATCGCCTCGTAGCAGACCGCCATTCCGACCTTGCCGAAGCCCTGCCCGCCCGTCTCCTGCTTTAACTGAAGACACCAAAGGCCCTGTGCCCGCGCCTGCGACCGCAGTTCGTCGGCGATATCCAGGCGGATGTTCTCGTGTGCATCGTAGTTCGCCGGATCTGCCTCGAGCGGCAGGATTCGCTGGTCGACAAACGTGGCGATGCGCGAGCGAAACTCTTCGATACGAGGTGCAATCGTGAAATCCATGAGTGATCCTCAGGCTGTGAAGGCTGATCGGCGGCCCGCCTGTCGGTAGCCATTTCCGAGCGAGCGCTCGTTTTTTAATTTGACTATGGACCGGCCGCAAGCGTTGATTTCGCCGACATCCTCGGCGACTAACATTGGACCCGAATTCACCGGGCGGGTAAGCCTCCGACATGCCGGCGCAGCGGGTTCGCTGCAGCCGCATCAGACACAAGGGAGCTCGATCTGTGAGCCAACGCATCAAGCCCGGCGCGACGGAGGGCTACACGATGGAGGCTCTGTGCGCGCGCATCGTCGAACGCCATGGCGAGCGCATACGCGTGCGCAAGCAACCCTTGGCGGTCGCCAATCTGGCACGCATCGTTGGCGCCTTTTTGCGACTGTCCAACCGGAAGGGGTTCCATGCAACGTCGCTGCGGGAACTTGCCTCGGAGGCGGGGCTCAGCATGGGTGGACTCTATTCCTACTTCGACAGCAAGGAGACGCTGCTGTTGATGGTCCTTGGCGAGGTCTCGACTACGCTGAAAGAAGTCATGGACACGGCTCCCGCAGACATTGCCCGCGATCCCCTAGCGCATCTGAAATGGGTCATCGCGACCCACGTCCATCTGACGGAAAAGATGCAGCCCTGGTTCGTCTTCGCCTACATGGAAGC
This region includes:
- a CDS encoding acyl-CoA dehydrogenase family protein; the encoded protein is MDFTIAPRIEEFRSRIATFVDQRILPLEADPANYDAHENIRLDIADELRSQARAQGLWCLQLKQETGGQGFGKVGMAVCYEAMNRSIFGPLIFNSAAPDDGNMMLLEAVGTEAQKQRWLKPIVDGSVRSSFVMTEPHPGGGSDPSMIQTTATREGDRYVVRGRKWFITGAEEARHFILVAKTSEDPRKGLTAFLFDRDQPGWRIERRIGIMGPEEHGGHCELVFDGLEIPAENILMKEGDGLKATQIRLGPARLTHCMRWLGLSKRCVEIARAYAAERTGFGKRLADRESIQMMLGDLAMKIEIGRLLVMKAAWALDRGSFARKEVSMAKVHVANLLHQAADTAIQINGARGYSKDTVLEWIYRYARQARLVDGADEVHQMVLNKHLDTEGTDFWKWEAAGGDS
- a CDS encoding TetR/AcrR family transcriptional regulator yields the protein MPAQRVRCSRIRHKGARSVSQRIKPGATEGYTMEALCARIVERHGERIRVRKQPLAVANLARIVGAFLRLSNRKGFHATSLRELASEAGLSMGGLYSYFDSKETLLLMVLGEVSTTLKEVMDTAPADIARDPLAHLKWVIATHVHLTEKMQPWFVFAYMEAKSFPKSARNAAVDSELLAENVLADILARGNTSGAFAVSDPALTAALIKPLLQDWYVKRAKYRKRGTSIDHYVETITRMVELATRAA